The Cellulomonas sp. P24 genome contains a region encoding:
- a CDS encoding Na(+)/H(+) antiporter subunit C — MRPSIVLVVVIAALVTVGVYLMLERSLSRVLVGLILAGNGVNLLFLVAGGAAGGAPIVGTTPIGRMSDPLPQAMVLTAIVITLGLTAFLLAMAYRSWQLNEHDEVQDDLEDRRVARRAAADQPSFTDADTEDTGASLDEQAAAVHDETDEGHPADVPSNTSGEAGR, encoded by the coding sequence ATGCGCCCGAGCATCGTGCTCGTCGTCGTGATCGCCGCCCTCGTGACGGTGGGCGTGTACCTCATGCTCGAGCGGAGCCTGTCGCGCGTCCTCGTGGGGCTGATCCTCGCCGGCAACGGCGTGAACCTCCTGTTCCTCGTGGCCGGGGGTGCGGCCGGTGGTGCACCCATCGTCGGGACGACGCCGATCGGCCGGATGAGCGACCCGTTGCCGCAGGCGATGGTCCTCACCGCGATCGTCATCACCCTCGGCCTGACCGCGTTCCTGCTCGCGATGGCCTACCGGTCGTGGCAGCTCAACGAGCACGACGAGGTGCAGGACGACCTCGAGGACCGTCGGGTCGCCCGGCGCGCGGCTGCCGACCAGCCGTCGTTCACCGACGCCGACACGGAGGACACCGGCGCGAGCCTCGACGAGCAGGCGGCCGCGGTCCACGACGAGACCGACGAGGGTCACCCCGCCGACGTGCCGTCGAACACCTCGGGCGAGGCCGGCCGATGA
- a CDS encoding Na+/H+ antiporter subunit A: MLLLLVGHLAMALAAPALVGWLGRRAFLVLALAPASAAVWALSQTSVVQHGTASGAVPTEVVEWVPALHLELAFRLDTLSWLMLLIVGGVGALVLVYCSAYFSASAFGLGRFGAALVAFAGSMVGLVTTDNTLMLYVFWELTTVFSYLLIGHYADRKASRRGAMQAIIITTAGGLAMLVGVIVLGRVAGTFRLSELVAHPPSGTAVTVAVVLILAGAVSKSALVPLHFWLPAAMAAPTPVSAYLHAAAMVKAGIYLIARLAPGYSGLVPWQVVVLTLGSGTFLLGGYRALRQHDLKLILAFGTVSQLGFLVLLVGLGTRAAALAGLAMLGAHAMFKAALFLVVGVVDAATGTRDMRRLSGVGRELPITALAGVLATASMIGLPPFAGYVAKEAALEAVRHDASGWRGGFLVGVVAVGSALTVAYGSRLLWGAFATKRRVIPAPPAADLLHPRSSVADAAAVGSTEAPAGRSAVVARPPGHSAHTRPPPITHPSLLLVWPALTLAVLGLAVALVPGFGSDLLSPYADTYPTGEAAHLTLWAGPTPTLAITVVVLTVGLVLFALRGPVEVWQADRHVSLEADRVYRRMMRRLDEVAADVTAVTQRGSLPLYLGLILAVFVVAAGGTAIAGTSWPTSVRVWDRPAQLALGAVTIGAAILAARARRRLKAVILLGTSGYGVAALFLLHGAPDLALTQVLSETITLVVFVLVLRRLPPYFSDRPLAASRWVRLAVGLAAGLTVAGLALVVPGARIHPPVSAGFAAEAVTYGGGTNIVNVTLVDIRAWDTLGEISVLLVAATGVASLVFLRRRTSPIFRAGEATPHGRPVWGDLPDPGGALRRHGTIDAPASAVPSPADPTRRLRSAVWLRAVPTLAPQRRSVIFEVVTRLLFHTMILYSVYLLVSGHNAPGGGFAAGLVTSIALIVRYLAGGRYELGEAAPIQPGLLLGGGLFLAAGVGIVGLLAGGSALQSVIVDLHVPVVGKVHLVTSVFFDLGVYLVVVGLVLDILRSLGAEVDRQVEAEAGPSPAGPAGPAGSTGPTPPTSTTDDRGARTTGAAR; encoded by the coding sequence CTGGCTGCGCCCGCGCTCGTCGGGTGGCTCGGGCGGCGGGCATTCCTCGTGCTCGCGCTCGCGCCGGCATCCGCCGCGGTGTGGGCGCTCTCGCAGACCTCCGTCGTCCAGCACGGCACGGCCTCCGGCGCGGTCCCGACCGAGGTGGTCGAGTGGGTTCCCGCGCTGCACCTGGAGCTGGCGTTCCGGCTCGACACGCTGTCCTGGTTGATGCTGCTGATCGTCGGCGGCGTCGGGGCGCTCGTCCTCGTCTACTGCTCGGCGTACTTCTCGGCGTCCGCGTTCGGCCTGGGACGGTTCGGTGCGGCGCTGGTGGCGTTCGCGGGGTCGATGGTGGGCCTGGTCACGACCGACAACACCCTGATGCTCTACGTGTTCTGGGAGCTGACGACCGTCTTCTCCTACCTGCTGATCGGCCACTACGCGGATCGCAAGGCGAGCCGGCGCGGTGCGATGCAGGCCATCATCATCACGACCGCGGGCGGCCTGGCGATGCTCGTCGGGGTGATCGTGCTCGGGCGCGTGGCCGGCACGTTCCGGTTGTCGGAGCTGGTCGCCCACCCGCCGTCGGGCACGGCCGTCACGGTCGCCGTCGTGCTGATCCTCGCCGGGGCGGTGAGCAAGTCCGCGCTCGTGCCGCTGCACTTCTGGTTGCCTGCGGCGATGGCAGCCCCGACGCCCGTGAGCGCCTACCTGCACGCGGCTGCGATGGTGAAGGCCGGTATCTACCTGATCGCCCGGCTCGCTCCCGGCTACTCGGGCCTCGTCCCGTGGCAGGTCGTGGTGCTGACGCTCGGCAGCGGGACGTTCCTGCTCGGCGGCTACCGGGCCCTGCGTCAGCACGACCTCAAGCTGATCCTCGCGTTCGGGACGGTGAGTCAGCTCGGGTTCCTCGTCCTGCTGGTCGGGCTCGGCACGCGCGCGGCGGCGCTCGCCGGCCTGGCGATGCTCGGTGCGCACGCGATGTTCAAGGCGGCGCTGTTCCTGGTCGTGGGTGTCGTCGACGCCGCCACCGGGACCCGCGACATGCGGCGGCTCTCGGGGGTGGGCCGTGAGCTGCCGATCACCGCGCTGGCCGGCGTGCTGGCGACCGCGTCGATGATCGGGTTGCCGCCGTTCGCGGGGTACGTCGCGAAGGAGGCCGCGCTCGAGGCCGTCCGGCACGACGCGTCCGGGTGGCGCGGCGGGTTCCTGGTGGGAGTCGTGGCCGTCGGGTCGGCGCTGACCGTCGCGTACGGGTCGAGGCTGCTGTGGGGCGCCTTCGCGACCAAGCGACGCGTGATCCCCGCCCCGCCCGCCGCCGACCTCCTCCACCCGCGGAGCTCGGTCGCCGACGCTGCTGCGGTCGGGTCGACCGAGGCCCCCGCCGGTCGATCGGCGGTGGTCGCCCGGCCCCCGGGTCACAGCGCGCACACCCGCCCCCCGCCGATCACGCACCCGTCGCTCCTGCTCGTGTGGCCCGCGCTGACGCTCGCCGTCCTCGGGCTCGCGGTCGCACTGGTCCCGGGGTTCGGGTCGGACCTGCTCTCCCCGTACGCGGACACCTACCCCACGGGCGAGGCCGCCCACCTGACCCTGTGGGCCGGCCCCACCCCGACGCTCGCGATCACCGTCGTGGTGCTCACCGTGGGCCTGGTGCTGTTCGCGCTGCGCGGACCGGTCGAGGTCTGGCAGGCCGACCGGCACGTCTCCCTCGAGGCCGACCGCGTGTACCGCCGCATGATGCGGCGTCTCGACGAGGTCGCGGCCGACGTCACCGCCGTCACCCAGCGCGGGTCGCTCCCGCTGTACCTGGGCCTGATCCTCGCGGTCTTCGTGGTCGCGGCCGGCGGGACGGCGATCGCCGGCACGTCGTGGCCGACGTCCGTGCGGGTGTGGGACCGGCCCGCGCAGCTCGCCCTCGGTGCCGTGACGATCGGCGCCGCGATCCTCGCCGCCCGCGCCCGCCGACGGCTCAAGGCCGTGATCCTGCTGGGGACCTCCGGCTACGGCGTCGCGGCCCTGTTCCTCCTGCACGGTGCGCCCGACCTCGCCCTGACCCAGGTGCTGTCCGAGACCATCACGCTCGTCGTGTTCGTGCTGGTGCTGCGCCGGCTGCCGCCGTACTTCTCCGACCGGCCGCTCGCGGCCAGCCGGTGGGTGCGTCTCGCGGTCGGGCTCGCGGCCGGGCTGACGGTGGCCGGTCTGGCGCTCGTCGTCCCCGGCGCGCGGATCCATCCGCCGGTCTCCGCAGGCTTCGCCGCCGAGGCCGTCACGTACGGCGGCGGGACGAACATCGTCAACGTCACCCTGGTGGACATCCGCGCGTGGGACACCCTCGGGGAGATCTCGGTGCTGCTGGTCGCGGCGACCGGCGTCGCCTCGCTGGTGTTCCTGCGGCGCCGGACCAGCCCGATCTTCCGGGCGGGTGAGGCCACGCCGCACGGGCGCCCGGTCTGGGGAGACCTGCCCGACCCCGGTGGCGCGTTGCGCCGGCACGGGACCATCGACGCCCCGGCGAGCGCGGTGCCGTCACCGGCGGACCCGACGCGGCGCCTGCGGTCGGCCGTGTGGCTGCGAGCGGTGCCGACGCTCGCCCCTCAGCGGCGGTCGGTGATCTTCGAGGTGGTCACGCGCCTGCTGTTCCACACGATGATCCTCTACTCGGTCTACCTGCTCGTCTCCGGCCACAACGCCCCGGGCGGGGGCTTCGCGGCGGGCCTGGTGACGTCGATCGCGCTGATCGTCCGCTACCTGGCAGGAGGTCGGTACGAGCTCGGCGAGGCGGCCCCGATCCAGCCGGGCCTCCTTCTGGGCGGTGGCCTCTTCCTCGCTGCGGGGGTCGGGATCGTCGGGCTGCTCGCGGGCGGCTCGGCGCTCCAGAGCGTGATCGTGGACCTGCACGTGCCCGTCGTCGGGAAGGTCCACCTGGTCACGTCGGTGTTCTTCGACCTGGGCGTGTACCTCGTGGTGGTCGGGCTGGTGCTCGACATCCTGCGGAGCCTCGGCGCCGAGGTGGACCGGCAGGTCGAGGCGGAGGCCGGGCCGTCGCCGGCAGGACCCGCGGGGCCGGCGGGGTCGACGGGACCGACACCGCCGACGAGCACGACGGACGACCGAGGCGCGAGAACGACTGGAGCGGCGCGGTGA